In Candidatus Gastranaerophilales bacterium, one genomic interval encodes:
- a CDS encoding HAD hydrolase family protein, with the protein MNKILQNIKLLALDVDGVMTDGSITYTDLGQELKTFNAKDGQGIAMLTKLGFHVAIITARNSQIVDTRARDLGVKYVYQGCKNKLLQLEELKTTLGINYDEIAYMGDDLPDICILEKVAVKACPNDAVAEVKQICNFIAKKNGGRGAIRELTDILYTAVKFKSDKKEHKVDLPPVNR; encoded by the coding sequence ATAAAACTGTTAGCACTTGATGTGGACGGCGTAATGACAGACGGCTCCATCACTTATACCGACCTCGGACAGGAGTTAAAAACCTTCAATGCCAAAGACGGTCAAGGCATAGCAATGCTTACTAAACTGGGTTTTCATGTCGCTATTATTACGGCAAGAAATTCTCAAATTGTCGACACCCGCGCAAGAGATTTAGGTGTTAAATATGTTTATCAAGGCTGCAAAAATAAACTTCTGCAGCTTGAAGAGCTAAAAACTACGCTTGGAATAAATTATGATGAGATAGCATATATGGGAGATGATTTGCCTGATATATGCATTCTGGAAAAGGTAGCTGTAAAAGCCTGTCCGAATGATGCCGTTGCCGAAGTAAAACAAATTTGTAATTTTATTGCAAAGAAAAACGGCGGCAGAGGGGCTATCAGAGAACTCACTGATATTTTATATACAGCCGTTAAATTCAAGTCAGACAAAAAAGAACACAAGGTGGATTTACCGCCGGTGAACAGATAG